From the genome of Paracidovorax avenae:
GACATCGCCAAGGCCCTCAACGAGATCCGGAAGATGCGCCAGCTCACCATCGTCGTGTCCGAGCAGGTGCTCAGCTTCGCGATGGACGTGGCCGACCGGCTCTTCGTCATCGAAGGCGGCCGCCTCGTGCACGAGACCACCCGCGCCGGCACCGACCAGCAGCGCATCAAGTCCTACCTCTCCGTCTGACCACCAATCCACCCCCAAGGAGCATGCCATGACCGACACCCTCATCAAGGTCGACCTCACGAAGTCGCCCACCGAGAACGAGAACATCCACAACCGCTGGCACCCCGACATTCCCATGGCCTGCTGGGTCAACCCCGGCGACGACTTCATCCTGGAGACCTTCGACTGGACCGGCGGCTTCATCAAGAACAACGACAGCGCCGACGACGTGCGCGACATCGACCTGACCACCGTGCACTACCTCTCCGGCCCCGTGGGCGTGAAGGGGGCCGAGCCCGGCGACCTGCTGGTGGTGGACCTGCTGGACATCGGCGCCAAGCCGGACAGCCTCTGGGGCTTCAACGGCTTTTTCTCCAAGAAAAACGGCGGCGGCTTCCTGACCGAGCACTTCCCCGAGGCGCAGAAGTCCATCTGGGATTTCAAGGGCATGTTCACCAGCTCGCGCCACATCCCGGGCGTGAACTTCGCCGGCCTGATCCACCCCGGCCTGATCGGCTGCCTGCCCGACAAGGCGATGCTCGACCAGTGGAACGCGCGCGAGCAGGCGCTGATCGACAGCGCGCCCACCGCGGGCCTGGCCAACCCGCCTTCGCCCGGCACCGCGCACATGGGCAAGATGACGGGCGAGGCCCGCGACAAGGCCGCCGCCGAGGCCGCCCGCACCGTCCCCCCGCGCGAGCACGGCGGCAACTGCGACATCAAGGACCTGTCGCGCGGCGCGAAGGTGTATTTCCCGGTCTACGTGGATGGCGCGGGCCTGTCGGTGGGGGACCTGCACTTCAGCCAGGGCGACGGCGAGATCACTTTCTGCGGCGCGATCGAGATGGCGGGCTGGGTGCACATGAAGGTGCAGCTCATCAAGGGCGGCATGGCCAAGTACGGCATCAAGAACCCCATCTTCAAGCCCAGCCCCATCGTGCCCACCTACAACGACTACCTGATCTTCGAAGGCATCTCGGTGGACGAGGCCGGCAAGCAGTATTACCTGGACGTGAACGTGGCCTACCGCCAGGCCTGCCTGAACGCCATCGAATACCTGAAGAAGTTCGGCTACAGCGGCGCGCAGGCCTATTCCATCCTGGGCACGGCCCCGGTGCAGGGCCACATCAGCGGCGTGGTGGACGTGCCCAACGCCTGCGCCACGCTCTGGCTGCCCACGCAGATCTTCGACTTCGACATCAACCCCACGGCCGCGGGCCCGCAGAAGATGCTCGACGGCAGCATCGACATGCCCCTGTCGCCCGACATCGCCTGAGCGAACCAGCGAGCGAAGGAGACCCGCCCATGCCCACCTACGACTACCACTGCGCGGCCTGCGGCGGCTTCGACGCGCTGCGCGGCCTGGCGCAGCGCAACGAGCCCGCCGTCTGCCCGGAATGCGGCGCGCCGTCGCCCCGCGTCTTCGCGAGCGCGCCGCGCCTGGCCTGCCTGGGCGCGGACCAGCGCCGCGCCCACGACACCAACGAGCGCGCCCGCCACGCGCCGCGCTCCTCGCGCGACACCGAGGCCGGCAGCTACGGCCGGATGCGCCATCCCGCGGGCTGCGGCTGCTGCAGCGGCGGCTCCGGCAAGCGCAGCGCCACCGTCACTGCCGCCAACGGCGCCAAGGCCTTTCCGTCCAAACGGCCCTGGATGATCAGCCACTGAGCGCGGCACCCCGGACGGCCTTTTCTTCTCTCTCGTCACCGATTCACCGTTTTCCCAGGAGCCCGCGCCATGATCCACGGCGATATTTCGAGCAGCGACGACACCGTCGGCGT
Proteins encoded in this window:
- the fmdA gene encoding formamidase gives rise to the protein MTDTLIKVDLTKSPTENENIHNRWHPDIPMACWVNPGDDFILETFDWTGGFIKNNDSADDVRDIDLTTVHYLSGPVGVKGAEPGDLLVVDLLDIGAKPDSLWGFNGFFSKKNGGGFLTEHFPEAQKSIWDFKGMFTSSRHIPGVNFAGLIHPGLIGCLPDKAMLDQWNAREQALIDSAPTAGLANPPSPGTAHMGKMTGEARDKAAAEAARTVPPREHGGNCDIKDLSRGAKVYFPVYVDGAGLSVGDLHFSQGDGEITFCGAIEMAGWVHMKVQLIKGGMAKYGIKNPIFKPSPIVPTYNDYLIFEGISVDEAGKQYYLDVNVAYRQACLNAIEYLKKFGYSGAQAYSILGTAPVQGHISGVVDVPNACATLWLPTQIFDFDINPTAAGPQKMLDGSIDMPLSPDIA
- a CDS encoding zinc ribbon domain-containing protein, with the protein product MPTYDYHCAACGGFDALRGLAQRNEPAVCPECGAPSPRVFASAPRLACLGADQRRAHDTNERARHAPRSSRDTEAGSYGRMRHPAGCGCCSGGSGKRSATVTAANGAKAFPSKRPWMISH